A stretch of the Zeugodacus cucurbitae isolate PBARC_wt_2022May chromosome 6, idZeuCucr1.2, whole genome shotgun sequence genome encodes the following:
- the LOC105217812 gene encoding uncharacterized protein LOC105217812, with protein sequence MSEIQDKQVQGHNIEHSVVPAVSSETSTDFRQEIGRASQVNATQASGGHTFVVTTVVTETVTKIGSQASSTIPKAVIFDNAEPCISTNSQLLQQSDLSKAVVPISSSLPSKLLRFHAKRSAEALLQRLGPSQSLDSQFGSDEGAVGGSEYETNHSPDVFDMPIPLTAAHAPLPLRSSSVECYEDKLIDVGMGSSIEDSEESEEDDELKPLAVDNHVLHDVILNPSPVECDNSQDSQAGPSLSTPAQAVLSEANLEKFHKHNTSHQCHQNDYYRQMDNIYLHPNFKLEPDTINQDIPEASPPPAIAPANSPTEPKRVHRSFLTMKKPSISESTETEEHMIKTVDHNSTSTPTEKSLTSEIKTDHPLTNEIDTLDPSMIPSDELATEISEAVEFYFSNDSILKDAFLLKHVRRNKEGFVSLKLVSSFKRVRQLTKEWKVVGDALRRKSHKIELNDLGTKVRRIEPLPNFDETMPSRTVVACDLPLDKLTIEKVSEIFSKCGEIALIRILKPGMAIPVDVRQFMNKYPEVQQKECALVEYLESSSAREAKNLQGPFQVFEMVAPKKKTGKKAIIQVATPVARMVENYRYYNDATYERTRGGSFSGIVPHDVTDLRYKLKRFNSDIHPKPLPDLHHNTQPQLHLVQNNMHSTQHRGSFGNEHSHQFQAFQPRVAANSETSLPGVSVSNGNNNTGAYFYAYSPRRYSNNSTISAGSATVVDATVNTSPMTTNITNKNTVNNSNSNLVRRLSNCSDNYSSFSDSRRPSNCSEHMSQRRDSNCSENCPCSRRISDFGQTEVYRKMSQSSTGSGGERRFSNGSMQFERTFSNPNEMTNSGNNNFPRRMSNDYNFEQRKQSVDTQTDPTYDDPNVGGGGGGYNVFPRRYSNNFNVANKMAAYDNAQYINGRRISTDSGYDRRYSFGSEYEGSPRSRTGSFLNNYKHAVDFDGQPRSRTGSFLDNSPRSRSGSFAQRNAENLVRTPIGPDGSKGFAGRSRKFGQTISPVN encoded by the coding sequence ATGAGTGAAATTCAAGACAAGCAAGTGCAAGGACACAATATAGAACATTCTGTCGTGCCTGCTGTGAGCTCCGAAACGTCTACAGACTTCAGGCAGGAAATAGGTCGCGCAAGTCAGGTTAATGCCACTCAAGCTAGTGGTGGCCATACATTTGTGGTAACAACAGTTGTAACTGAAACGGTTACCAAAATAGGGAGTCAAGCATCTTCAACCATACCAAAAGCAGTCATCTTCGATAATGCAGAACCATGTATTTCGACGAACTCCCAATTATTACAACAATCAGATTTGTCTAAAGCAGTTGTGCCCATTTCATCGTCATTGCCATCAAAACTGCTAAGGTTTCATGCTAAACGCTCAGCTGAAGCCTTGCTGCAACGACTAGGACCATCACAGTCGTTGGACTCGCAATTCGGTAGCGATGAAGGTGCTGTTGGGGGCAGTGAATATGAGACGAATCACAGCCCAGATGTCTTTGATATGCCTATCCCACTGACTGCCGCACATGCGCCACTGCCGCTTAGGAGCTCATCGGTCGAGTGCTATGAGGATAAGTTAATTGATGTGGGTATGGGTTCCTCCATAGAGGATTCTGAAGAGTCAGAGGAGGACGACGAATTAAAGCCTCTCGCTGTCGATAATCATGTATTGCATGATGTCATTTTAAACCCATCGCCTGTAGAATGCGATAATTCACAAGATTCACAAGCCGGTCCTAGTTTGAGTACACCTGCCCAGGCAGTTCTTAGCGAAGCCAATTTGGAAAAGTTTCACAAACATAATACCTCACATCAATGTCATCAGAACGATTATTACCGACAAATGGATAACATATACTTACATCCGAATTTTAAACTGGAGCCTGATACCATAAACCAGGATATTCCAGAAGCATCGCCTCCCCCTGCTATAGCTCCAGCTAATTCACCAACCGAACCAAAGCGAGTACATCGCTCTTTTTTGACAATGAAGAAGCCTTCTATATCGGAATCTACAGAAACTGAGGAGCATATGATAAAAACTGTAGATCACAACTCAACGTCAACGCCCACAGAAAAAAGTCTAACATCTGAAATAAAAACGGATCATCCACTTACAAATGAAATTGATACATTGGATCCTTCAATGATACCAAGTGATGAATTAGCTACTGAAATTTCTGAAGCTGTAGAATTTTACTTCTCAAATGATAGTATACTTAAAGACGCGTTCCTGCTTAAGCATGTGCGCCGTAACAAAGAGGGTTTCGTCAGTCTCAAATTGGTTTCCAGTTTTAAACGTGTCCGCCAGTTAACTAAAGAGTGGAAAGTTGTTGGAGACGCTTTGCGGCGCAAGTCTCATAAGATCGAACTGAACGACCTGGGCACAAAGGTGCGGCGCATTGAGCCTTTACCTAATTTCGATGAAACAATGCCATCACGCACCGTTGTAGCTTGTGATTTACCACTCGATAAGCTAACCATAGAAAAAGTTTCGGAAATATTCTCGAAATGTGGTGAAATCGCATTGATACGCATTCTAAAGCCCGGTATGGCGATCCCCGTGGATGTTAGACAGTTCATGAATAAATATCCAGAGGTGCAACAGAAAGAATGTGCACTTGTTGAGTATTTGGAGTCTTCCTCAGCGCGTGAAGCCAAAAATTTGCAAGGACCGTTCCAAGTGTTCGAAATGGTGGCTCCGAAGAAAAAGACGGGTAAAAAAGCAATCATTCAGGTGGCCACACCGGTTGCTCGAATGGTCGAAAATTATCGCTACTATAATGACGCCACCTACGAACGTACACGCGGAGGCAGTTTCAGCGGCATTGTGCCCCATGATGTGACAGATTTGCGTTACAAACTTAAACGCTTCAATTCAGATATCCACCCCAAACCACTGCCAGATCTTCACCACAACACACAACCACAATTACATCTTGTGCAGAACAACATGCATAGCACACAGCATCGCGGCAGCTTTGGTAATGAACACTCACATCAATTTCAAGCTTTCCAGCCTCGTGTGGCTGCTAATAGCGAAACGAGCTTACCTGGCGTCAGTGTGTccaacggcaacaacaatacTGGTGCTTATTTCTACGCGTACTCACCACGGCGCTACAGCAACAACTCAACTATCTCGGCAGGCTCCGCTACCGTTGTGGATGCAACGGTAAATACATCACCAATGACCACCAATATAACCAACAAAAATACGGTTAACAACTCAAACAGCAACTTGGTGCGACGCTTGTCTAATTGTTCAGACAATTACTCAAGTTTTTCGGATTCACGTCGTCCATCGAATTGTTCGGAGCATATGTCACAACGTCGTGACTCCAACTGTTCTGAAAATTGTCCGTGCTCGAGACGCATATCTGACTTTGGTCAAACAGAGGTTTATCGCAAAATGTCTCAAAGCTCTACTGGCAGTGGCGGAGAGCGCCGTTTCTCCAACGGTTCTATGCAGTTCGAACGCACGTTTTCCAATCCGAACGAGATGACTAACAGTgggaataataattttccacGACGTATGTCTAATGACTATAACTTTGAACAGCGCAAACAGTCTGTGGACACACAAACAGACCCTACCTATGATGATCCAAATGtaggtggtggtggcggcggttaCAATGTTTTTCCCCGTCGCTActcaaataatttcaatgtgGCCAACAAAATGGCTGCATATGATAATGCTCAGTATATCAATGGTCGGCGTATATCCACCGACTCCGGTTATGATCGGCGTTACTCGTTCGGTTCTGAATATGAGGGTTCGCCACGCTCAAGAACCGGCAGTTTTTTGAACAATTACAAGCATGCTGTTGATTTTGATGGTCAACCGCGTTCACGAACTGGTAGTTTTCTTGACAACTCACCACGTTCACGTTCGGGCTCATTCGCACAAAGGAACGCCGAAAATTTGGTTCGTACACCAATAGGACCAGATGGTAGCAAGGGCTTCGCTGGTCGCTCCAGAAAGTTTGGACAAACAATCTCACCTGTCAACTGA